AAGTACTATGGACGGCTACTGCATTTTTAGGTTTCTTCAGGTGAATCGCGTGGTGAATTTGGGTACACATCCAATTTAAGCCAAAGCTGTTGCTTTTTCATTGGTATTTTGTTTTGGTGCCGCAGGTTTTCGAGCGGTTAGGAGTGTGCGATGAATGTGTTCAAGTTGATTGTCTTGTCTGTGGCGCTTTTGGGTTTTGCCTGTGGAGATCCGCCAACCAAGAAGGCGGGAACCTCGTCGGCCGGCACCTTGAACCTGCCATGCTATCCAAACGATACCTGCAATCCTGGGCTCATTTGTACGGATGGGTTCTGCAGGTCTATGGACAATCCGAACAATCCCACAAACAATTCCAACAACTCGAATAACCCCACGAATAATTTCAATAACCCAACCAACAACTTCAACAATCCGACCAATAATCAGTCGAACACCGGCAATCAAAATAACCTAACCAACCAGAACAATCCGACCAATAATCAGAACAATCCAGTTATCATCTGCGGCGACTCCTTCGCGGAAGGGAACGAGGCTTGTGATACCAGCGATTTGCGCGGAAACACCTGCACAAGCGTGGGTTTTGCGGGTGGTGGAACATTGAGGTGTCAAGCCAACTGCGCCGGTTTCGATACCTCGAGTTGTTTCAGAAGTCTCTGTGGGAATGGTCGCCTAGATGGTGGCGAACTTTGCGACGGCACCGACCTCGGCGCCCAAAGCTGCACGTCCTTGGGCTACGACTCTGGGACACTAAGATGCACTACGAGTTGTGAGTTCGACGAATCCCTTTGCCGCTCCAACCAATGTGGAGACGGGTTAGCACAGGGAGCGGAGCAGTGCGACGGAAACGACCTTCAAGGATTGAATTGCCAATCGTTTGGGTATGACGACGGAAGCCTTTCCTGCGGTGGCACGTGCCAGGTGGACCTCGCGGGCTGCTTCAATAACAGCTCCTTTGCTTGTGGATTGCAGCAGCCAGAGGGCGGTACGTGTTCTGTCAACAACCCGAACTCGTGTGCGTGCATGGGTTGTTTGAGTCAATGTGAAGTTACGACAACTAGCTTCCCGCCCACGACTGAGTACAGCGATTGTGTGTGTGCGGTATGCAATGGCAATGACGGGTGCAACACCTGCAACAACGACGGACAATGTGACCCCTTCTTCGAATCATGCTCCTGTGGTGATTGTGTAGACCACCCGCTTTGTTAAGACTCGTGTAGAGGAGGGCTCTGTCGTCCTGAGTATCAAGACCCCATGGATACTATGAAAATCTGCAGAACTCATCCAACGCGGACAGAGCCCGCGTGTACAATTCTGGCGCTCTGCTTGGTCCTAGTTAGTTGCTCATCAGATCCAGACCCTCCCGTCCAGGACATGGGCACCCAGGAAGACGTCTCAAGTTCCGTAGATTTTAGCACCCAAGACGATCTCAGCACCTCCGAGGATCTCGGCACCTCTGAAGATCTCAGCGACCTGGAAGACCTTCCAGACCCTGACCCAAGCGTACTCGACCAAACCCTGGATGCCCTGCGTCAAGATTTCGAAGCTGAGAGACTTCGAATCGCCAATGAAACCGAGTCCGGATGGCCGTTGGCCACCGAACAAGGCTATCTCGTGGTGACAGACTCCACTGAGTTTACCCACATAGCGGGCGATTTTGATGGCTGGCAGGGGCAAGCACTCACCCAAGATACGGGCTTTAGGTGGGCAGTCATCAGTGAAGGACGAGCCTACAAGTTCCTTAGGATTCAAGACGAGACCCAGAGCAATTGGGCTGCCGATATCTGGTCACGCGCCTACGGATGGGACGAGAATGGTCCAATCAGCTATCTGCGCTCGAGCATCGCTTCAGAGGCTCATAGAGAGCGTTTCTTCCAAATCGGAACTCAGACTGTGAGCCGACGTACCGTCCGTGTCTGGGTGCCTTCTGGCGAGCCCACAGCGTTGATTTACGCACACGATGGCCAGAACCTCTTTGAACCCGATGCCATCAACGGTGGCTGGCGCCTCAATGAATCCGCGCCAGAAGGGCTGATGATCGTTGGGGTCGACAATACCCCCGAGCGCTTTCAAGACTATACGCACACCACCGACAACGCGACCGGCTCCTCCGTTGGAGGTGGCGCCGACGCCTACCTGGCCATGATCAAGGACCAAGTCCGGCCATTGATTGCACAACACTACGGCGAGCCAGCCAAAGTTGGAATGATGGGGTCTTCGTTGGGTGGCCTAGTCTCGCTTTACGCGGCCTTGACGCAAACCTCAGACTACGATTTCGTGGCGAGTCTTTCGGGCACCGCCGGCTGGGGAAGCATCGACGCTCAGAACCAAACGATCATCGACTTGTTTGAGGCGGCAGCAAAACCGGAAATCCGCATCTACATCGACTCAGGAGGGTTTGGCGATTGCGCAGACTCCGACGGTGATGGCATCGAAGACGACGGAGATGGCACCGACAACTACTGTGAAAACAAACAGTTGGAAGCAGTCTTGTTGAATAAAGGATTTGTGGCCGGCGTAGACTTCTGGCACTGGCACGAGCCCGGCGCGCCTCATAACGAATCGGCCTGGGCGGACCGGGTGTTTCGGCCGCTGGCAGCTTTCTTAGAGTGAGGCTAGAGGCTTAGCAACACGAAGTCTGCCGGTTCGATCATCATCGACTCGTGAGCCGTCATGAGCGAGGTGCCCGCGTTTGAGGCGCGAACGCCCGCGATGACGTCCGAATGTGTGACGACACCAAAGCGTTTGTGGGCTTTGCAGTACTCCTGAAGAGCCCCGTTCACGCGCTCCACACCATCTTTCATCGACTCGCCGTTCGGCGGCGTTCGGTCCTGGCCAGCCTTCCAATGCGTCACGCGCCAATCCCACGAGCCAATCTCGGGGTTTGGATCGTCGCCTCGAGACAACATATTGAATCGAGCATCCACAATCACATCGTTAAGCCCAAGGTCTTCAGCCAGCACCTTCGCGGTGTTTTGAGCACGCCCAATTTCCGAGGAAATCAGGACTTCCAGCCCAAGCGATTTGAGCTCGTCCGAAAGGTCCTCGGCTTGTTGAACACCCTTTGGAGTCAGGGCATTTGCCTGCTCGTCAGTGAGTCCGTCGGTCTGTCCGACATTCGTGAAAGCTTCCGCGTGTCGGATGACCACTGCAGTGCAGGTCCGCGTTGGAGCTTCCTCAGGAGCCGACTGACATCCCAGGGTGCCCAAGGCCAAAGTGAAGAGTAGTTTTTTCATCTTTCAGGTCTCCTCTACTTCTTCTTGCCCTTCTTGGACTTGGTCACAACCTTTTGGACGCCGCGTCCATCGTCGGGAACTACTGAAACATCGATGCCACGAAGGCTCACGGTGGAGTGTTCGTTGAGCATGATCTGCGCGAGCTCCGCGCTCATGCCCACCGTGGTCTTGCCACGACTGACCTGAACACGGCCGATATGGCCGCCGCTAACGCCCGTTTCATTGGCAATCGCGCCTACCACATCGCCGACTCGAATGCCCTGGTTGGAGCCAGCCGTCAAAATGAGTTGCACCTGATTCACGTCCGCAAAGCTTGGCGCATCACCGCCACGGCTCTGTTTTCCTTTCTTGCCCTTGGACTTTCGGTCATCGCGTGGGTTTGAGTCACGCATGGCGCGTACCGACTTCCGAACGTAGGTCGGCCGGTCTTTGGTCCGCTCCATGAACAAGTCGATGCCACGCTCGCGGGCGAGCAGGGCGGTTGCAGCGGCGGCGAGGTGTTCGAGGTCCCAAACACCAGTGCCAATCAGATGCTCGATCCACTTCTCAGCGCGATTGAGCTCCTTGTCGCTCACC
This Microvenator marinus DNA region includes the following protein-coding sequences:
- a CDS encoding alpha/beta hydrolase, producing the protein MDTMKICRTHPTRTEPACTILALCLVLVSCSSDPDPPVQDMGTQEDVSSSVDFSTQDDLSTSEDLGTSEDLSDLEDLPDPDPSVLDQTLDALRQDFEAERLRIANETESGWPLATEQGYLVVTDSTEFTHIAGDFDGWQGQALTQDTGFRWAVISEGRAYKFLRIQDETQSNWAADIWSRAYGWDENGPISYLRSSIASEAHRERFFQIGTQTVSRRTVRVWVPSGEPTALIYAHDGQNLFEPDAINGGWRLNESAPEGLMIVGVDNTPERFQDYTHTTDNATGSSVGGGADAYLAMIKDQVRPLIAQHYGEPAKVGMMGSSLGGLVSLYAALTQTSDYDFVASLSGTAGWGSIDAQNQTIIDLFEAAAKPEIRIYIDSGGFGDCADSDGDGIEDDGDGTDNYCENKQLEAVLLNKGFVAGVDFWHWHEPGAPHNESAWADRVFRPLAAFLE
- a CDS encoding histidine phosphatase family protein; this translates as MKKLLFTLALGTLGCQSAPEEAPTRTCTAVVIRHAEAFTNVGQTDGLTDEQANALTPKGVQQAEDLSDELKSLGLEVLISSEIGRAQNTAKVLAEDLGLNDVIVDARFNMLSRGDDPNPEIGSWDWRVTHWKAGQDRTPPNGESMKDGVERVNGALQEYCKAHKRFGVVTHSDVIAGVRASNAGTSLMTAHESMMIEPADFVLLSL